CATTCCGGGGCAGATCACATTGCTGCGCACACCGCTTGCGCCCCATTCGATGGCCAACTGCTGCGACAAAAGCCGCACGCCCGCCTTTGCCGCGCTGTAGGCACCGCTGTGCCCCTGGGGAAAATGCGCGGCAATCGATGCCACATGCACCATGCTCGCGCCCCCTTGTTTTCCGTGGCTCTGCAACTGCGATGCAAAGGACTTGGCGCACAACCAATAGCCGCTCAGATTGACCGAGAGCACCTGGTTCCAGTCGTCGAGCGACAAGCCCTGCAGCGCGCCGGACCGCAACACACCCGCGTTGTTGATCACTACCTGTGCAGCACCCCATTGCTCGCGCACCTTGAGCGCGGCGGCTTGCAATTGCGACTCCTGCGAGGTGTCGCACACCACCGTCAACACCTGTGACGACTCAGCTTGGGTCTTCGCAACCAACGCATGCATGGCATCTGCGTTGCGATCGATCAGCACCACCTTGGCATGGTGGGCCAGCAGTTCCTTGACGATGGCCTCGCCGATGCCGCTTGCGGCACCAGTCACCACACAAATGCGATCCTGAAGCTGCAGCCAGTCTGCGGGGCTTGAACGATGGGTCATATCGGCTACTCGACAACAAAGTGAAGTGCCGAATTTTGAAAGTGATGAGCACCGATGTCCTTTGACAAATCGGGCCATCAACCGGACGTTTCATGCATTCGTTCAATGCAACGGGAAATCCCTATGCGACCCAACCTGCATTCGCAAGGACATTTCATGCATGAGAGGCAAGGACGAAAAAGCAAGGTCAGCGCACCGCGCGACGCACGGCATCCCCAACTACGCCATGTATGGGGACAACGCTCCGGCGGGCGGCAGCAACATGTTCAACTTCGAGTGGATACCGGAACGCTCGCCGCTGTATGACTGGAAGATCGATCCGCACGAACACCAGTCGCTGATCCAGATTCTGATGATGACCCGGGGCGAAGGCGACGCCCTGCTGGAGCACGCTCATTGGTCACTTCGCGCACCTGCCTTGGTCGTGGTGCCCGCAGGCAATGTGCATGGTTTCGAGTTCACGCCGCAGGTCGATGGAGTCGTCGTCACCGCCGCGCAGAAGCCGCTCGAAGCCATGGCGCAGATCGTCATGCCAGAGCTGCTGAGCACCTTGCGAAAGCCACTGGCCATCAACCTGCCCGAGCACGGACGCACCACCGATGGACTGATGCCGGTGTTCCTGTCCATCGAACGCGAATGGCGACTTGCCGCAGCGGGACAGGTCGCGGCCGGGCTTTCGCTCATCACCTCATTGCTGGTGCAGATTGCGCGCTTGAACGAAACGCTGGAGCCCGCCGCCTGGCCCATGCACTCGCGCAAGTCGAGGCAGTTGGAAAAGTTCAGAGACCTGATCGACGAGCACATGCGCGAGCGCTGGAACGTGTCGCAATATGCGCAGCAACTCGGCATCACCGCCGGTCAGCTGACGCGGCTTTCACGCGAGAGCGTGGGCAAGTCCAGCAATGACATCATCAACGAGCGCGTCATCGTGGAAGCCCAGCGCGAGCTGATCTACACCAACTCCAGCATCAAGCAGATTGCCGATGGGCTGGGCTTCGAGGACGAAAGCTACTTTGGTCGA
This genomic stretch from Diaphorobacter sp. HDW4B harbors:
- a CDS encoding SDR family NAD(P)-dependent oxidoreductase, which translates into the protein MTHRSSPADWLQLQDRICVVTGAASGIGEAIVKELLAHHAKVVLIDRNADAMHALVAKTQAESSQVLTVVCDTSQESQLQAAALKVREQWGAAQVVINNAGVLRSGALQGLSLDDWNQVLSVNLSGYWLCAKSFASQLQSHGKQGGASMVHVASIAAHFPQGHSGAYSAAKAGVRLLSQQLAIEWGASGVRSNVICPGMIRTPLTTNFYAQPGVESARAAATASGRVGEPEDIAHVAAFLASPRSSYVNAAEIMVDGGMSSMLMDMVPRPGFSPAVGAQSLNGEMK
- a CDS encoding helix-turn-helix domain-containing protein; the encoded protein is MRGKDEKARSAHRATHGIPNYAMYGDNAPAGGSNMFNFEWIPERSPLYDWKIDPHEHQSLIQILMMTRGEGDALLEHAHWSLRAPALVVVPAGNVHGFEFTPQVDGVVVTAAQKPLEAMAQIVMPELLSTLRKPLAINLPEHGRTTDGLMPVFLSIEREWRLAAAGQVAAGLSLITSLLVQIARLNETLEPAAWPMHSRKSRQLEKFRDLIDEHMRERWNVSQYAQQLGITAGQLTRLSRESVGKSSNDIINERVIVEAQRELIYTNSSIKQIADGLGFEDESYFGRFFRKHVGISPQNYRAQELERLSRA